The following are encoded together in the Cynocephalus volans isolate mCynVol1 chromosome 4, mCynVol1.pri, whole genome shotgun sequence genome:
- the MS4A3 gene encoding LOW QUALITY PROTEIN: membrane-spanning 4-domains subfamily A member 3 (The sequence of the model RefSeq protein was modified relative to this genomic sequence to represent the inferred CDS: deleted 1 base in 1 codon; substituted 1 base at 1 genomic stop codon), which translates to MATQEADNAELGTASASDTPGSQAKPEGANNSVYQPIDGSQDYQKELQALEVTIQILNGAMILATGVFLGSSQYQFHFISHFRFFTFYVGYLLWGAVFLGAYRILSVAAGRKPTRMLVQNSFPKVPLQTFSMHSLPSHVNQLGDEHACATIALVGTLCLSINSAINNQLFKSCQFSQSPDICIYMGSSSNGLVSLMPNLTLLELCIVISVSTIRYLNCKVKATSSPPNAVXSVIPPDKSTSESMNIQPKISNKSELHPRTQENLSS; encoded by the exons ACAGCTTCAGCAAGTGATACCCCAGGCAGCCAGGCAAAGCCAGAAGGGGCTAATAATTCTGTTTACCAACCCATTGATGGATCACAAGATTATCAGAAAGAACTACAAGCCCTTGAGGTAA CCATCCAGATTCTGAATGGAGCAATGATTCTGGCTACGGGTGTTTTTCTGGGTTCCTCACAATACCAGTTCCATTTCATCAGCCACTTCCGTTTCTTTACCTTCTATGTGGGCTATCTGCTATGGGGTGCTGTGTTTTTGGGTGCA TACAGGATCTTGTCTGTTGCAGCAGGGAGAAAACCCACAAGAATGCTG GTCCAAAACTCATTTCCTAAGGTTCCTCTTCAAACCTTCTCCATGCACAGTCTTCCCTCAC atGTAAATCAGCTTGGGGATGAACATGCCTGTGCTACAATTGCACTGGTTGGGACTCTTTGTCTCTCCATAAATTCAGCAATTAATAACCAGTTATTCAAGAGTTGTCAGTTTTCACAGTCACCAGACATATGCATTTACATGGGTTCTTCAtcaaac GGCCTTGTGTCTCTGATGCCCAACCTCACCTTGCTGGAACTATGCATAGTCATCTCTGTCTCAACAATAAG GTATCTTAACTGTAAAGTGAAA gCAACTTCCTCACCTCCCAACGCTGTATAATCGGTAATACCTCCTGAT AAAAGTACTTCTGAGAGCATGAATATTCAACCTAAAATCTCGAATAAATCAGAGCTTCATCCAAGAACTCAGGAGAACCTGAGCTCATAA